One Antiquaquibacter oligotrophicus genomic region harbors:
- a CDS encoding DUF4184 family protein, with protein MPFTPAHAVVAIPFARTPLVPAAIAVGAMTPDAPLFFRVGIDYWFTHSPLGLVLVDLPLALGFLLVWRVVLRPALPQLSPRWVAERLPVSWSAATWPWPLSGWWDTWGGRRARLRPRLIATVTLVASLMIGIATHLVWDAFTHEGRWGSALVPGLSQSWGALAATDWLQIGSSCFGLLVIGWWAIASVRHATPSPLGWRVRPAVRWTAWLALPIFVAIAAPVVGLARGWPSDVGAVVFVERSALAGASAYLVFLGILSLGICVVIARHARDAR; from the coding sequence ATGCCGTTCACGCCGGCACACGCGGTGGTCGCGATCCCGTTCGCGCGAACGCCGCTCGTTCCCGCGGCGATCGCCGTGGGGGCGATGACTCCGGATGCCCCGCTCTTCTTCCGCGTCGGTATCGACTACTGGTTCACCCATAGCCCGCTGGGGCTCGTATTGGTCGACCTGCCGTTGGCGCTCGGCTTCCTGCTGGTGTGGCGCGTCGTCCTGAGGCCCGCTCTTCCCCAGCTTTCACCGCGATGGGTCGCCGAGCGGCTGCCGGTGTCGTGGTCGGCCGCGACCTGGCCATGGCCGTTGTCCGGGTGGTGGGATACCTGGGGTGGACGTCGTGCGCGGCTGCGACCTCGTCTGATTGCCACAGTGACGCTCGTCGCGTCGTTGATGATCGGTATCGCAACGCACCTCGTCTGGGATGCTTTCACGCACGAGGGGCGGTGGGGGAGTGCGCTCGTACCTGGTCTCTCGCAATCGTGGGGGGCGCTTGCCGCTACGGACTGGCTGCAAATCGGCAGCTCGTGTTTCGGACTGCTCGTCATCGGATGGTGGGCGATCGCGAGCGTGCGGCACGCGACGCCATCGCCACTGGGGTGGAGAGTGCGACCCGCCGTCCGCTGGACTGCCTGGCTCGCACTGCCGATCTTCGTGGCGATTGCGGCGCCCGTCGTCGGGCTGGCGCGCGGGTGGCCGAGTGACGTCGGTGCCGTGGTTTTTGTGGAGCGCTCCGCTCTCGCCGGCGCGAGCGCGTACCTGGTGTTCCTCGGCATCCTGAGCCTCGGGATCTGCGTAGTTATCGCGCGACACGCCCGGGATGCACGGTAA